The nucleotide window GAGTTAGGTGGGATTATTGGTTGCGTGTTAGTAATTTGTGATGTGTCCATTGTGTCTTTATTCATTTCTTGTTTTTTATCCATGTAACGTTGTAGGGCATTTCTGTATGTAAGTTGTTCTTCGCTCATGATTTTCCTGatagttttttcttttatgtacaTGGGACACTTTCTGTCCAAAACAAAATGATTCCCCTTACAGTTAAGACATTTGTATTCTTCCAAGCTACAATTGTCATGATTTCCTCCGCACTTAGGACAACATATCTTTTTAGCTGGGCAAAATTTGATGGAATGTCCAAATTTCCAGCATCCTGAGCATTGTGTCACTGGGAAAGTATACGCTTCTACTATAAAACGACAGTCGTATGCATAGACATATTGAGGTAATACATCACCTTTGAAACTAATTCTTACAGACTCGCAATCAATCCATTTACCTTCCGAATTCAGTCGTTGTAGTCTCTTAATTGATAAAACCTCAGTATTTGATTTTAAGATATTCTTAATTTCGTCTTCGTTTAATTCAAGGTCAATACCTTTCACAATTCCATAGGAAGTCGTCATTTCCTGAGTTGATTGACACCTCAACCCCATGTCTTTGATTTTCTGACAGTTTAGTAGTTTTTCAGCATCCTCAATTCTTTTAAACTGAATCATAGCTTTAAatgaacttttatattttattctcagAATATTCTTCATATTTTCAGCGCTTAATAACTTAGCCATGGCTATAGGTTTAGGTAGTTCATTCTGCGATGTAATACACACTTCATGAGTGTTCGTTGCCTTTTCCTCATTTTTCTCAATCTCATTACCATTCCTAGTATCCGTAGAATCACTTC belongs to Helicoverpa zea isolate HzStark_Cry1AcR chromosome 11, ilHelZeax1.1, whole genome shotgun sequence and includes:
- the LOC124634548 gene encoding uncharacterized protein LOC124634548 gives rise to the protein MGENSSGTDLSDSEIVKRCEEQLIEMEVEGVGIEKITDGRARSVEKRKQREDDSSEDGFITVNRRKPKRLIRSDSTDTRNGNEIEKNEEKATNTHEVCITSQNELPKPIAMAKLLSAENMKNILRIKYKSSFKAMIQFKRIEDAEKLLNCQKIKDMGLRCQSTQEMTTSYGIVKGIDLELNEDEIKNILKSNTEVLSIKRLQRLNSEGKWIDCESVRISFKGDVLPQYVYAYDCRFIVEAYTFPVTQCSGCWKFGHSIKFCPAKKICCPKCGGNHDNCSLEEYKCLNCKGNHFVLDRKCPMYIKEKTIRKIMSEEQLTYRNALQRYMDKKQEMNKDTMDTSQITNTQPIIPPNSATETYSSVLTKALVHQELHENKNKQEGLRQTEKPAAITNKEVTSKQVTTKNTNKTYNNKNDDIFELRVDEERSTSQRIEEGPKRSEQLLDKFEWKKLWEKIKSIIRSESKFEEKIISLFKIVCEELKNFVIKLILGEEILNNINCFSNG